A region from the Flavobacterium enshiense genome encodes:
- the xrtF gene encoding exosortase family protein XrtF, with translation MRDLFLQYKPFFVFLIKFFALYALLTIGYRLYLSQYDVARFEVDGFTRMVAHQSEGILRFLGKEVKTEQNVSEPCMNLIYKGKFVARIIEGCNALSVMILFAAFVFAFSSKWFKTMLYILVGCLIIHVLNVFRIALLAMALYDLPQYEHLLHGVVFPLFIYSVVFVLWVLWIQKFSGYAQRGAEK, from the coding sequence GTGAGAGATCTCTTTTTGCAATACAAGCCTTTTTTTGTTTTCCTGATAAAGTTTTTTGCACTTTATGCATTGCTGACCATTGGCTACCGATTATATCTCAGTCAATATGATGTAGCTCGTTTCGAAGTGGACGGTTTTACCCGTATGGTAGCTCATCAGTCTGAAGGTATTTTGCGGTTTTTGGGCAAGGAAGTGAAAACGGAACAGAATGTCTCAGAACCGTGCATGAATTTAATCTACAAAGGAAAATTTGTTGCACGTATCATAGAAGGCTGTAATGCCTTAAGCGTAATGATTCTTTTCGCGGCTTTTGTATTTGCTTTTTCTTCCAAATGGTTCAAGACAATGCTGTATATACTGGTTGGGTGTTTGATTATTCATGTGCTCAATGTTTTCCGGATAGCGTTGTTGGCCATGGCATTGTACGATCTGCCTCAATATGAGCATTTATTGCATGGTGTTGTTTTTCCGTTGTTTATCTATTCGGTAGTTTTTGTTTTGTGGGTTTTATGGATTCAGAAATTTTCAGGTTATGCTCAAAGAGGTGCTGAGAAATAA
- a CDS encoding restriction endonuclease, whose amino-acid sequence MKVVKQSGDIVYFDRDKLRNSLVLSGATNEKIEDILSIIEREIYDGMPTRKIYKMAFQLLKKTSKAHAARYNLKTAVQALGPAGFFFEKYIAMLFRTEGFEAKTNVILEGNCVSHEIDVMVKKGNVIAMVECKFHGSNEIKSDVKIPMYILSRFNDLKGKTHPVFSQEDTISKCWVITNNRFTSEAIDFGECSNLKLISWDFPVKECLKYKIEENGLYPVTCLTTLTQFEKEKLLIQDVLLASDLVNNSKLLSDIGINYKRIKNIIREASELCEYIGDNSSIFND is encoded by the coding sequence ATGAAGGTCGTTAAACAATCCGGTGATATCGTTTATTTCGATCGGGATAAACTCCGTAATTCTCTTGTACTTTCCGGTGCCACAAATGAAAAAATCGAAGATATCCTGAGCATCATCGAAAGGGAGATTTATGATGGTATGCCAACGCGTAAGATTTACAAAATGGCATTTCAGCTGCTCAAAAAAACTTCGAAAGCCCATGCGGCAAGATACAATCTGAAAACAGCAGTTCAGGCTTTAGGCCCTGCAGGGTTCTTTTTTGAGAAATACATAGCCATGTTGTTCCGTACGGAAGGTTTTGAAGCTAAAACCAACGTGATTCTCGAAGGGAATTGCGTTTCCCACGAAATTGACGTGATGGTAAAAAAAGGGAATGTCATTGCTATGGTTGAATGCAAGTTTCACGGTAGCAACGAAATTAAATCCGATGTAAAAATCCCGATGTATATCCTCTCGCGTTTCAACGATTTAAAGGGAAAAACCCATCCGGTTTTCAGTCAGGAGGATACCATCAGTAAATGCTGGGTCATAACCAACAATCGTTTTACTTCCGAAGCAATTGATTTCGGCGAATGTTCCAACCTGAAATTGATCAGCTGGGATTTTCCGGTTAAGGAATGTCTGAAATATAAAATTGAGGAAAACGGTTTGTATCCGGTAACCTGTCTGACCACGCTGACTCAATTTGAGAAAGAAAAACTGCTCATTCAGGATGTGCTTTTGGCTTCTGATTTAGTCAATAACAGTAAATTGTTGTCGGATATCGGTATCAATTACAAAAGGATTAAAAACATTATCAGGGAAGCTTCCGAATTGTGCGAATACATAGGCGACAATAGTTCTATTTTTAATGACTAA
- a CDS encoding GAF domain-containing protein: MTFQELHPQVTELLSQSGVSRDEKLKNLCRLLSDTISHYDWVGFYFADHETKTLHLGPYVGAETDHTVIPFGKGICGQVAESNANFVVPDVKAQDNYIACSLTVKSEIVVPLFVDGKNIGQIDIDSHVLDPFTKEDETFLEFVNQEVAKLF, encoded by the coding sequence ATGACATTTCAGGAATTACACCCCCAAGTTACCGAACTGCTTTCACAAAGCGGTGTTTCACGTGATGAAAAATTAAAAAATCTGTGCCGGTTATTAAGCGACACTATCAGCCACTATGACTGGGTTGGTTTTTATTTTGCCGATCACGAAACCAAGACATTGCATCTCGGGCCTTATGTTGGAGCCGAAACCGACCATACCGTCATCCCGTTTGGAAAAGGGATCTGCGGACAAGTTGCCGAATCCAACGCTAACTTTGTCGTTCCCGACGTTAAAGCACAGGACAACTACATAGCCTGCAGCCTTACGGTGAAATCTGAAATTGTCGTACCTCTCTTTGTTGATGGAAAAAACATAGGACAAATAGATATCGACAGTCATGTACTGGATCCTTTCACAAAAGAAGACGAAACTTTTTTAGAATTTGTAAATCAGGAAGTTGCAAAACTTTTTTAG
- a CDS encoding exosortase F system-associated membrane protein — protein MLKEVLRNKGKILWVLVLVVLLAMIRLFEQDLFYDPFLAFFKEDYQGAELPEYNSVSLFFGLFFRYFLNSAISLAAIYVVFKDIQLTKFITVLYLLLFVVLMVSFFSLLSYSEKADFMLLFYIRRFLIQPLFLIVFLPAIYYQKKNF, from the coding sequence ATGCTCAAAGAGGTGCTGAGAAATAAAGGTAAAATCCTTTGGGTTCTTGTTTTGGTTGTGCTTTTGGCGATGATTCGCTTGTTTGAGCAGGATTTGTTTTACGATCCTTTCCTGGCTTTTTTTAAAGAAGACTATCAGGGAGCTGAATTGCCGGAATACAATTCTGTATCGTTGTTTTTTGGATTGTTTTTTCGCTATTTTCTGAATTCGGCAATTTCATTAGCTGCGATTTATGTTGTGTTTAAAGATATTCAGCTGACAAAATTCATAACCGTTTTATATCTCCTTTTATTTGTTGTGCTGATGGTTTCGTTTTTCAGTCTTTTAAGTTATTCTGAAAAAGCCGATTTCATGCTGTTGTTTTATATCAGACGTTTTTTAATTCAGCCATTGTTTTTGATAGTTTTTCTTCCGGCCATTTATTATCAGAAAAAAAACTTCTGA